In Carettochelys insculpta isolate YL-2023 chromosome 21, ASM3395843v1, whole genome shotgun sequence, a single genomic region encodes these proteins:
- the LOC142023918 gene encoding ficolin-1-like, which yields MWRAAQHTLITLLCLTTVVYAAKVTCPEVNIEGLSGSDKLAVLQCLPGPAGAPGPKGDPGAAGMRGDRGAPGKAGPAGPKGERGDAGAPGLKGEKGAPGALKTIGTEELGATRCQRGAKNCKELLDRGNRLSGWYTIYPQDCNAMTVLCDMDTDGGGWIVFQRRVDGSINFFREWNSYKRGFGNQLSEFWLGNDNIHLLTSLGTNELRVDLQDFDNVYQFAKYRSFKIAGETEKYKLILGAFVGGTAGDSLTLHNNMPFTTRDRDSDQSSGNCAVIFKGAWWYQDCHWANLNGLYLRGAHESYADGVNWKTGKGHKYSYKMSEMKFRPV from the exons ATGTGGAGAGCTGCCCAGCACACCCTCATCACCTTACTCTGCCTAACCACAGTGGTTTATGCTGCTAAGGTCACCTGCCCAG AGGTCAATATAGAGGGTCTCAGTGGTTCTGATAAACTTGCTGTCCTGCAATGCCTCCCTGGGCCTGCCGGTGCCCCAGGACCCAAAGGAgacccaggagctgcaggaatgaGAG GAGACCGGGGAGCTCCAGGGAAGGCGGGACCAGCTGGCCCAAAAG GAGAAAGAGGTGACGCTGGTGCCCCTGGACTGAAAG GAGAGAAAGGAGCACCTGGAGCCCTTAAAACAATAG GGACCGAGGAGCTGGGTGCTACACGCTGCCAGAGAG GAGCAAAGAACTGCAAGGAGCTGTTGGACAGAGGGAACCGCCTGAGCGGCTGGTACACCATCTACCCTCAGGACTGCAATGCCATGACCGTGCTGTGTGACATGGACACAGATGGTGGGGGATGGATT GTGTTCCAGAGACGAGTGGATGGCTCTATCAACTTTTTTCGTGAGTGGAATTCATACAAAAGAGGATTTGGCAACCAGCTGTCAGAATTCTGGCTGGGGAATGACAATATCCACCTGTTAACATCCCTTG GAACCAACGAGCTCCGTGTTGATCTCCAAGATTTTGACAACGTCTATCAATTTGCCAAGTACAGGTCATTCAAAATTGCAGGGGAGACTGAGAAATACAAGCTGATCCTTGGAGCCTTTGTTGGTGGCACTGCAG GGGATTCATTAACCCTCCACAACAATATGCCATTTACTACCCGAGACCGTGACAGTGACCAGTCTTCAGGTAACTGTGCAGTAATCTTTAAAGGCGCTTGGTGGTACCAAGATTGTCACTGGGCCAACCTGAACGGCCTGTACTTGAGAGGAGCCCATGAAAGCTATGCTGATGGGGTGAACTGGAAGACAGGCAAAGGGCACAAATACTCCTACAAGATGTCAGAGATGAAATTTAGACCGGTGTAG